In a genomic window of Gloeocapsopsis dulcis:
- the tkt gene encoding transketolase — translation MAVATQSLEELCINSIRFLAIDAVEKAKSGHPGLPMGAAPMAFVLWDRFMRFNPKNPAWFNRDRFLLSAGHGSMLLYALLYLTGYEDLTLEDLKQFRQWESKTPGHPENFMNPGVEITTGPLGQGIANGVGIAMAEAHLAAKLNKPDFPIVDHYTYVILGDGCNMEGVSSEACSLAGHLGLGKLIALYDDNHISIDGSTDLAFTEDVGKRFETYGWHVQVVEDGNTDLDGIHKAIAAAQAITDKPSLIKVRTTIGYGSPKKANTRHAHGEALGADEVKATREYLGWNHEPFEVPEDALNHWRQAIDRGAKLEQEWHQLFERYKEQYPEEGRLVERMHEAELPEGWDAVLPTYTPEDKGIATRAHSGNCLNAIAEVLPELIGGSADLAPSNNTLLKTSGDFQKGQYENRYIRFGVREHGMGAICNGLALDGSGLIPYCATFLVFTDYMRAAIRLSALSEAGVIYIMTHDSIALGEDGPTHQPIEHVASLRAIPELYVIRPADGNETSGAYKVAIKAARGKRYSNKTRPSVLALTRQAVPNLAGSSIEGVTKGAYILSDSDGTPDLILIGTGSETQLCVKAAEQLRSEGKKVRVVSMPCWEVFEEQDAEYRESVLPKAVKKRVSIEAGSTFGWCRYVGDEGIAIGIDQYGSSAPGGVCMEKFGFTVDNVVTKAKAVLGE, via the coding sequence ATGGCTGTTGCAACCCAATCCCTCGAAGAACTTTGTATCAATTCAATTCGTTTTCTGGCAATCGATGCTGTAGAAAAGGCAAAGTCTGGTCATCCAGGGCTGCCGATGGGGGCGGCTCCAATGGCATTTGTCTTATGGGATCGATTTATGCGATTCAATCCCAAAAATCCTGCTTGGTTCAATCGCGATCGCTTTTTGCTGTCGGCAGGACACGGCAGTATGTTACTGTATGCCCTGCTGTACCTAACAGGCTATGAAGATCTGACGCTTGAAGATCTCAAGCAGTTCCGCCAGTGGGAGTCAAAAACCCCTGGACACCCAGAAAACTTTATGAACCCTGGGGTCGAAATTACAACGGGACCTTTGGGTCAAGGTATTGCCAATGGAGTTGGCATTGCTATGGCGGAGGCTCACTTAGCAGCTAAGCTTAATAAACCTGATTTTCCAATTGTTGACCACTACACCTATGTGATTTTAGGCGATGGGTGCAATATGGAAGGTGTATCAAGTGAAGCGTGTTCGTTAGCTGGGCACTTGGGACTCGGTAAACTTATTGCCTTATACGACGACAACCACATTTCAATCGATGGCTCAACCGATCTGGCATTTACCGAAGATGTTGGTAAGCGCTTTGAAACCTACGGCTGGCACGTCCAAGTCGTCGAAGACGGTAACACCGATTTAGATGGAATTCACAAAGCAATTGCAGCTGCCCAAGCTATTACAGATAAACCCTCCTTAATTAAGGTACGGACAACAATTGGCTATGGTTCCCCCAAAAAAGCCAACACTCGCCACGCACATGGTGAAGCGCTAGGTGCAGATGAAGTCAAAGCAACTCGCGAATATCTAGGGTGGAATCACGAACCGTTTGAAGTTCCTGAAGATGCCCTAAATCACTGGCGTCAGGCAATTGATCGCGGTGCAAAATTAGAACAAGAGTGGCATCAATTATTCGAGCGCTACAAAGAGCAATATCCTGAAGAAGGCCGCCTTGTAGAGCGGATGCATGAAGCTGAACTGCCAGAAGGTTGGGATGCAGTACTACCTACCTACACACCCGAAGACAAAGGAATTGCCACCCGCGCTCACTCGGGTAATTGCTTAAATGCGATCGCTGAAGTTCTTCCTGAACTCATTGGTGGTTCCGCTGACTTGGCTCCTTCTAACAATACTTTGCTCAAAACTTCTGGAGACTTTCAAAAAGGTCAGTACGAAAATCGCTACATCCGTTTTGGAGTACGCGAGCACGGTATGGGCGCAATTTGTAATGGTCTAGCACTTGATGGGTCTGGACTGATTCCTTACTGTGCGACTTTCCTGGTGTTTACCGATTATATGCGTGCAGCAATACGCCTTTCTGCGTTGTCCGAAGCTGGCGTAATTTATATCATGACTCATGATTCGATCGCGCTGGGTGAAGATGGTCCGACACACCAACCAATTGAACATGTGGCTTCTTTGCGCGCTATTCCTGAGTTGTATGTGATTCGTCCTGCGGATGGTAATGAGACTTCTGGCGCTTACAAAGTTGCAATTAAAGCTGCACGCGGTAAGCGATATAGCAACAAGACGCGACCTTCTGTTCTCGCATTGACTCGCCAAGCCGTACCAAATCTTGCCGGTTCTTCAATTGAAGGCGTGACGAAGGGTGCTTATATTCTATCTGACAGTGATGGCACACCAGACTTGATTTTGATTGGTACAGGTAGCGAAACTCAGTTGTGTGTCAAGGCAGCTGAGCAGTTGCGGAGTGAAGGTAAGAAAGTCAGAGTCGTCTCTATGCCTTGTTGGGAGGTATTTGAAGAGCAAGATGCTGAGTATCGGGAATCTGTACTACCTAAAGCAGTGAAAAAGCGGGTGTCAATTGAAGCTGGCTCGACGTTTGGCTGGTGCCGTTATGTTGGTGATGAAGGTATTGCAATTGGGATTGATCAGTATGGCTCTTCGGCTCCAGGTGGAGTCTGTATGGAGAAGTTTGGCTTCACAGTCGATAATGTGGTCACAAAGGCAAAAGCAGTTTTAGGCGAATAA
- a CDS encoding class I SAM-dependent methyltransferase, which translates to MIQLLIRLSPPRYRKTIRTFWLQYLFDRTVKEIAQLPVGQIPTRKMLENLQLGWGNDGFVANLDYLEEVAKQAAQTSDPILECGSGLTTIILGLLAGRHGVEVYSLEHLPSWRSHVLNVLQKYRIPGVNVCLSPLRDYGDFFWYDPPLSILPQQFQLIICDGPPGKTPGGRYGLLPVMKQYISNGNTILLDDANRPGEIETLDKWIKEAKVKVKKQEMSQGTYALVTY; encoded by the coding sequence ATGATTCAACTACTTATCCGCTTGTCTCCTCCGCGATACAGAAAGACAATCAGAACATTTTGGTTACAGTATTTGTTTGATCGCACAGTAAAAGAAATTGCCCAGTTACCAGTAGGACAAATTCCTACACGAAAAATGCTGGAGAACTTGCAACTTGGTTGGGGAAATGATGGATTTGTAGCTAACTTAGACTATCTTGAAGAAGTCGCAAAACAAGCAGCTCAGACATCTGATCCAATCTTAGAATGTGGGAGTGGATTAACAACGATTATTTTAGGCTTACTTGCTGGTCGTCATGGAGTTGAAGTTTACTCGCTAGAACATTTGCCAAGTTGGCGATCGCATGTTCTCAATGTGTTGCAAAAATACCGAATCCCAGGAGTCAATGTATGCTTATCTCCCTTACGGGACTATGGTGATTTCTTTTGGTACGACCCGCCTTTGAGCATTTTGCCTCAGCAATTCCAGTTAATTATTTGTGATGGTCCCCCTGGTAAAACGCCTGGAGGTCGTTATGGACTTCTACCTGTAATGAAGCAATACATCTCCAATGGAAATACGATCTTACTCGATGATGCTAATCGTCCTGGTGAGATAGAAACATTAGACAAATGGATAAAAGAGGCAAAAGTCAAGGTAAAAAAGCAAGAAATGTCTCAAGGGACTTATGCCCTAGTTACTTATTGA
- a CDS encoding sensor histidine kinase, translating into MTKVDLRKQNLPLASRLFLSHLLVVTVAVMSLVIIGKVSSPRYFVVRLEELEGTGFRLRFARTELLHGFESAWFRGTVWSVVVSTTAAGGLSYLVSKRIMQRLTEMEQITQKFAAGQLDARLPASDIPELQRLGVSFNRMAASLEDVEQRRRELISDLTHELRTPLTVVRGYLEELGDGGVEPSTEIYMRLARETRRLERLVNDLQELSKAEAGYLPINLQPVNLYPLLEALIEKFSDQILEDGPVLQLKCPLQLPPVLADIDRVEQVLVNLLGNAIRYTPQGAITIRAWTQSRKLWIAVSDTGIGIAQEDLPHVFERFWRADRSRDRHSGGTGIGLAISRRLIELQDGQIFVESKLGKGSTFYFFLPLAQ; encoded by the coding sequence ATGACGAAAGTAGATTTACGTAAGCAAAATTTACCACTAGCATCCCGCCTGTTCCTCTCACACTTGTTAGTGGTGACGGTAGCAGTAATGAGTCTTGTCATTATTGGTAAAGTGTCTTCTCCGCGTTATTTTGTTGTCCGTCTCGAAGAACTCGAAGGTACTGGATTTCGTTTACGCTTTGCACGAACTGAACTACTTCATGGATTTGAAAGTGCTTGGTTTCGCGGTACAGTGTGGTCTGTCGTTGTGAGTACTACAGCAGCTGGAGGGCTGAGTTACTTAGTATCTAAACGCATCATGCAGCGGCTAACTGAAATGGAACAAATTACTCAAAAATTTGCTGCAGGTCAATTAGATGCACGGCTTCCTGCAAGTGATATTCCAGAATTGCAACGCCTTGGTGTTAGCTTTAACCGCATGGCGGCTAGTTTGGAAGATGTAGAACAGAGGCGGCGCGAACTCATTAGCGATCTCACCCACGAATTACGCACACCATTAACAGTTGTGCGCGGCTACTTAGAAGAACTAGGAGACGGTGGAGTCGAACCATCAACAGAAATTTATATGCGCCTTGCTAGGGAAACTCGACGTCTAGAGCGCTTAGTCAACGACTTGCAAGAACTCTCAAAAGCTGAGGCTGGTTACTTACCAATCAATCTGCAACCAGTGAATCTTTACCCGTTGTTGGAAGCTTTGATAGAAAAGTTTTCGGATCAGATTTTAGAAGATGGTCCAGTTTTGCAACTCAAGTGTCCATTGCAGTTACCACCTGTGCTAGCAGACATTGACAGAGTTGAGCAGGTTCTGGTGAATTTGTTAGGTAATGCGATTCGCTACACACCTCAAGGTGCAATTACTATCCGTGCTTGGACTCAATCTCGTAAATTGTGGATTGCAGTGAGTGATACTGGTATTGGTATTGCGCAAGAAGACTTACCTCACGTATTTGAACGCTTTTGGCGTGCAGATCGATCGCGCGATCGCCATTCTGGTGGTACTGGAATTGGGTTAGCAATTTCTCGTCGTTTAATCGAACTGCAAGATGGTCAAATCTTTGTTGAGAGTAAACTTGGTAAAGGCAGCACGTTCTATTTCTTTCTACCCTTAGCTCAATAA
- a CDS encoding response regulator transcription factor encodes MDILIVEDEAEIAGLIQLALEKEGFSCQSCRDGLAALRLFQELQPDLIILDLMLPGLDGLEVCARIRQKPGTKDPYILMLTARSEEIDRVIGLSTGADDYLTKPFSPRELVARVRALLRRSLRQGGQHQIHRTQHFIVDVEQRSASRQISSDRTEELDLTTLEFNLLSTFVSNPGRVWNRTQLIDKLWGSDFFGDERVVDTHVARLRKKLEPDPANPTFIKTVVGVGYKFEDSTTP; translated from the coding sequence ATGGATATATTAATTGTTGAGGATGAAGCCGAAATTGCCGGATTAATTCAACTTGCGCTCGAAAAAGAAGGATTCTCCTGTCAAAGCTGTCGTGATGGTCTAGCTGCCTTGCGCTTATTTCAAGAATTACAACCTGATTTGATTATCCTTGACTTAATGCTGCCTGGCTTAGATGGACTCGAAGTATGTGCCAGAATTCGTCAAAAACCTGGTACTAAAGATCCTTACATCTTAATGCTGACAGCAAGAAGTGAAGAAATTGATCGCGTGATAGGTTTATCTACTGGTGCAGATGATTACCTCACCAAGCCTTTTAGTCCCAGAGAGTTAGTTGCGCGAGTACGAGCATTGTTACGGCGGAGTCTGCGTCAAGGGGGACAGCATCAAATTCATCGAACCCAGCATTTTATAGTAGATGTAGAACAACGCTCTGCTAGCCGTCAAATTAGTAGCGATCGCACTGAAGAGTTAGACCTGACAACCTTGGAATTTAACTTACTCAGCACCTTTGTAAGTAATCCTGGTCGCGTCTGGAACCGCACGCAGTTGATTGACAAACTTTGGGGAAGTGATTTTTTTGGTGATGAGCGCGTTGTCGATACCCACGTTGCCCGATTGCGAAAAAAACTTGAACCTGACCCTGCTAATCCTACTTTTATTAAAACTGTTGTTGGTGTCGGCTACAAGTTTGAAGACTCAACAACACCCTAA
- a CDS encoding DUF5996 family protein, with protein MADPLHNTLVNTPWSSLPVAAWQDTYETLHLWTQIIGKIRLALAPKLNHWWHSTLYVTPRGLTTGCIPYDTRIFAISFDFVAHNLQIETSDGITQTITLAPRAVADFYQEVMDTLRQSGIEVRIWTMPQEVADPIPFERDRQHAAYDPQAAQKFWQILVQVNRLMTVFRSRFIGKSSPVHFFWGSFDLAVTRFSGHVAPEHPGGIPNMADWVTREAYSHEVSSCGFWFGGGAVAEPIFYSYAYPEPEGFRDYPIQPQEAFYSADMREFILPYETVRQAKDPDAVVLAFFQSTYEAAANLTNWDRAALQR; from the coding sequence ATGGCTGATCCGCTTCATAACACGCTTGTGAACACCCCTTGGTCAAGCCTACCAGTTGCAGCGTGGCAAGATACGTATGAAACGCTACACCTGTGGACTCAAATCATCGGCAAAATTCGGCTGGCGTTAGCTCCCAAACTCAACCATTGGTGGCACTCCACTTTATATGTAACTCCACGCGGACTAACAACTGGTTGTATCCCTTATGACACGCGCATCTTTGCAATTAGCTTCGACTTCGTGGCGCACAACTTACAGATCGAAACGAGTGACGGCATTACCCAAACAATTACCCTTGCTCCACGGGCAGTAGCAGACTTCTACCAAGAAGTGATGGATACTTTGCGTCAGAGTGGAATTGAAGTTCGCATTTGGACAATGCCCCAGGAAGTTGCCGATCCAATTCCGTTTGAGCGCGATCGCCAACACGCAGCTTACGATCCGCAAGCTGCACAAAAGTTCTGGCAAATTCTTGTGCAAGTAAACCGATTGATGACAGTATTTCGTTCGCGCTTTATTGGCAAATCTAGCCCTGTCCACTTTTTCTGGGGTAGTTTTGACCTTGCAGTGACTCGCTTCTCTGGGCATGTTGCTCCAGAACATCCTGGTGGAATTCCCAATATGGCAGACTGGGTGACACGCGAGGCATATTCACATGAAGTCAGTAGCTGTGGCTTTTGGTTTGGTGGTGGGGCGGTAGCAGAACCAATTTTTTACTCCTACGCTTATCCTGAACCTGAAGGTTTTCGCGATTATCCCATCCAGCCACAGGAAGCATTCTACAGCGCGGATATGCGAGAATTCATTTTACCCTATGAAACAGTGCGGCAAGCAAAAGACCCTGATGCAGTGGTTCTTGCATTCTTCCAGAGTACTTACGAAGCAGCAGCAAATTTAACCAACTGGGATCGCGCAGCGCTACAGCGGTAA
- a CDS encoding PadR family transcriptional regulator yields the protein MSLAYAILGFLQKEGMTGYDLKNHCFDQTIAHLWPADQAQIYKTLDKLVEHGWITCSVEMQRDRPHRKVYSVTETGKAELLKWLQSHQPLPTIREPLLVQLFFAAKLSNEAIVHLLKQELVAHRKKLADCEHMTLPPLDDTSANRDRMMQQLVLDLVRQKEQTYIDWLCTAIDVVSHLQKA from the coding sequence ATGTCGCTAGCATACGCAATTTTGGGTTTTCTACAAAAAGAAGGAATGACCGGCTACGATCTCAAAAATCATTGTTTCGATCAAACCATTGCTCATTTGTGGCCTGCCGATCAAGCCCAAATTTATAAAACCCTTGATAAGTTGGTTGAACACGGTTGGATTACCTGCTCAGTTGAGATGCAACGCGATCGCCCTCATCGTAAGGTATACAGCGTCACAGAAACAGGAAAAGCAGAACTTTTGAAGTGGCTGCAAAGCCATCAGCCCTTACCAACAATCCGCGAACCTTTGCTCGTTCAGTTATTCTTCGCCGCTAAGTTATCAAATGAAGCAATTGTGCATTTACTAAAACAGGAACTGGTAGCGCATCGGAAAAAGCTTGCCGATTGCGAGCATATGACGTTGCCACCGCTTGATGATACATCTGCGAATCGCGATCGCATGATGCAGCAGTTAGTACTAGATCTTGTCAGGCAAAAAGAGCAAACTTACATTGACTGGCTATGTACGGCGATCGATGTCGTTAGTCACCTGCAAAAAGCGTGA
- a CDS encoding FAD binding domain-containing protein: MNATDRRAIIIGGSLAGLFTGTLLRSIGWQVDIYERSSHTLDSRGGGIVLQLDVIEAFQRAGIPQDKLGVVAQERYYLKRNGTIQQMPMRQTLTSWNLLYASMRRQFPDQHYHQGKCLSEIEQNDNQVTAIFTDGTRETGDLLVGADGPNSTIRRLLLPSYTPHYAGYVAYRGLVDEWELDAETAAIFTERFVFYQFPNSHILQYVIPGENESLVPGKRRFNWVWYVNYDETTELPHILTDKYGKRREFSIPPGFMAPSVEQEMRSDANRVLVPPFQKLVAATKEPFVQAILDLGIPQMAFKRVALVGDAAFIPRPHTAASTSKAAANALALVDALMDHQNVSEALSTWEGDQLALGMRLWKHGQALGEQSQFIYGKGRWEGEQ; encoded by the coding sequence ATGAACGCTACAGATCGTCGTGCCATCATAATTGGTGGATCGCTGGCAGGGCTATTTACGGGAACACTGCTGCGATCAATTGGTTGGCAGGTCGATATCTATGAGCGATCGTCTCACACCCTTGACAGTCGCGGCGGCGGTATTGTGCTCCAGCTTGATGTAATTGAAGCATTTCAACGTGCAGGCATTCCTCAAGATAAACTCGGTGTAGTCGCACAGGAGCGCTATTACTTGAAGCGAAATGGCACGATTCAGCAAATGCCAATGCGACAGACGTTGACCTCCTGGAACTTGCTCTATGCATCAATGCGACGGCAGTTTCCAGATCAGCATTACCATCAAGGGAAATGCCTGAGCGAGATTGAGCAAAACGATAATCAGGTGACAGCCATCTTTACCGATGGTACTCGTGAAACGGGCGATTTATTAGTGGGAGCCGATGGACCAAATTCAACAATCCGCCGATTGTTGTTACCGAGCTACACGCCCCATTACGCAGGCTATGTTGCTTATCGCGGCTTAGTCGATGAATGGGAATTAGACGCAGAAACGGCTGCCATCTTTACAGAGCGATTTGTGTTCTATCAGTTTCCTAATTCACACATCCTGCAATATGTCATTCCAGGCGAAAATGAGTCGCTGGTGCCAGGAAAACGTCGCTTTAATTGGGTGTGGTATGTCAATTACGATGAAACAACCGAATTGCCGCACATTCTGACGGATAAGTATGGCAAACGTCGAGAGTTCTCGATTCCACCTGGTTTTATGGCGCCATCTGTAGAACAAGAGATGCGATCGGATGCGAATCGAGTCTTAGTTCCTCCGTTTCAAAAGCTAGTGGCAGCCACGAAAGAACCGTTTGTGCAAGCCATTCTGGATCTGGGTATCCCCCAAATGGCATTCAAGCGCGTTGCCTTAGTGGGAGATGCGGCGTTCATTCCCCGTCCCCATACCGCTGCGAGTACCTCCAAAGCGGCGGCAAACGCACTCGCGCTCGTCGATGCCCTAATGGATCATCAGAATGTCTCGGAAGCACTCTCCACTTGGGAAGGCGATCAACTAGCACTGGGAATGCGGCTATGGAAACACGGTCAAGCCTTGGGAGAGCAATCCCAGTTTATTTATGGCAAAGGGCGATGGGAGGGAGAGCAATGA
- a CDS encoding NAD(P)/FAD-dependent oxidoreductase, with the protein MQPLINADDDVTMTNNTPPRSATKVRLYGLPNSAQAYEIRDFLNRSVVEFDWIELTNDEDCDRELGFSTLHDLRLPMIEFPDGIQLFSPSIREIAQRLGWVTQPRFREYDLSIYGAGPAGLSAAVYAASEGLRTVLIERHAVGGQAGTSSLIENYMGFPNGISGADLAERARQQAVKFGVELLLLREGIKAEFKHNRIYVDLADGSQMIARANICATGVEYRRLNIPDEDRLLNLGVFYGAGASEAPMCRSEHLFVVGGGNSAGQAALHFSRYAKQVTMLIRGSNLAATLSQYLIHRIMSTSNIEVRFNAQVTGLDGDATLRAIAITDCQDGTVQWVDTQRLFVCIGGVPNTDWAKETSIIRDDAGYLITGSNLLKAGRPPTCGTRDRDPFFLETSVPGSFAAGDVRHGSVKRVASAVGEGAMAVTFVHKYLEENA; encoded by the coding sequence TTGCAACCACTAATCAACGCCGATGATGACGTAACTATGACAAACAATACACCGCCACGATCTGCTACAAAAGTTCGGCTCTATGGCTTACCAAATTCAGCACAAGCCTATGAAATTCGAGATTTCCTGAATCGCAGCGTGGTGGAGTTTGACTGGATTGAACTCACCAATGATGAAGACTGCGATCGAGAACTCGGGTTTTCAACCCTGCACGATCTGCGATTGCCAATGATTGAGTTTCCTGACGGGATACAACTCTTCTCGCCCTCGATTCGAGAGATCGCTCAAAGATTGGGATGGGTGACACAACCAAGATTTCGCGAATACGATTTATCAATTTATGGGGCAGGTCCAGCTGGACTGAGCGCGGCAGTGTATGCTGCCTCTGAAGGATTACGCACCGTTTTGATTGAACGTCATGCTGTTGGTGGACAAGCGGGCACGAGTTCACTAATTGAGAACTACATGGGCTTTCCTAACGGGATTAGTGGGGCTGATTTAGCTGAGCGAGCGCGGCAGCAAGCCGTCAAGTTTGGTGTGGAACTGTTGCTGCTGCGTGAAGGTATCAAAGCTGAGTTCAAACACAATCGCATCTATGTCGATTTGGCTGACGGCAGCCAAATGATTGCCCGCGCCAACATTTGTGCCACAGGTGTGGAGTATCGACGGCTCAATATTCCCGATGAAGACCGATTGCTCAATCTGGGGGTGTTTTACGGGGCTGGCGCAAGTGAAGCTCCGATGTGTCGTAGTGAGCATTTGTTTGTCGTGGGCGGCGGTAACTCGGCAGGTCAAGCAGCACTGCACTTTTCGCGTTATGCCAAACAGGTCACAATGCTGATTCGCGGCAGTAATCTGGCAGCAACGCTATCACAGTATTTAATTCACCGTATTATGAGTACTTCCAACATTGAAGTCCGCTTCAACGCTCAAGTAACAGGATTAGATGGGGATGCAACCTTGCGAGCGATCGCCATCACGGATTGTCAAGATGGAACTGTGCAATGGGTCGACACTCAACGATTGTTTGTTTGTATTGGCGGTGTTCCGAACACGGACTGGGCAAAGGAGACTTCCATTATTCGAGATGACGCAGGCTATCTCATCACTGGATCAAATCTGCTCAAAGCAGGTCGTCCGCCAACCTGCGGGACGCGCGATCGCGATCCGTTCTTTTTAGAAACCAGCGTGCCTGGCTCATTTGCCGCAGGAGATGTGCGACACGGCTCAGTCAAGCGCGTGGCTTCCGCTGTGGGAGAAGGAGCAATGGCGGTCACTTTCGTGCATAAGTATTTGGAGGAAAACGCATGA
- a CDS encoding DsbA family oxidoreductase → MTLTIAMISDFICPWCLVAETRLEQAIAQLTSAVEIERLWFPFELNPQMPEAGMDRKAYRTRKFGSWEYSQVLDTKTVQATQADPINFRYDLMTVTPNTLKAHRLTWFAGKQGKATEMAVRILHAYFTEGQNIGNVETLAILAAEIGIDAAQAKALLESEAGIQEVKDLEQQAIAQEIYSVPTIRIGQELLSGAQSVEVFLAALQKAMNQLATA, encoded by the coding sequence ATGACGCTGACGATCGCAATGATTTCTGATTTTATTTGTCCTTGGTGCTTGGTCGCAGAAACGCGGTTAGAACAAGCGATCGCGCAGTTAACTTCTGCCGTCGAGATTGAGCGCCTTTGGTTCCCTTTTGAGCTAAATCCGCAAATGCCAGAGGCTGGAATGGATCGCAAAGCCTACCGCACTCGCAAATTTGGCAGTTGGGAATACTCGCAAGTGTTGGACACAAAAACGGTACAGGCAACACAAGCCGATCCCATTAACTTTCGCTACGACCTCATGACCGTCACACCCAACACCCTGAAAGCGCACCGTCTAACTTGGTTTGCAGGCAAACAGGGCAAAGCAACCGAGATGGCTGTCCGCATTCTCCATGCCTATTTCACCGAAGGTCAAAACATTGGCAACGTTGAGACGCTAGCAATTTTGGCAGCAGAGATTGGCATTGATGCAGCACAAGCGAAAGCATTGCTTGAATCAGAAGCAGGCATTCAAGAAGTTAAAGACTTGGAACAACAGGCGATCGCCCAAGAAATCTATAGCGTCCCGACAATTCGGATTGGTCAAGAACTGTTATCAGGAGCGCAATCGGTAGAAGTCTTTCTAGCGGCTTTGCAAAAAGCAATGAATCAATTAGCAACCGCCTAA
- a CDS encoding LysR family transcriptional regulator, producing MDQLSAMRSFVKVVETGGFSEAARQLGLAVSSVMRQVNSLEAMLNTQLLNRSTRSITLTLQGQKYYDKVVQILQDVEEANLCVMEQGDIPHGILRVSLPVTFGRLHIAPILSDFLTQYPEVKFDLQLSDGLANLVEADLDVAIRIGNLNRSNPNLIVRKLAAYGRFVCGSPAYFKQYGKPNHPNDLTQHNCLLFAYSTTHQIWQFQRETEVCEVKVSGSLVANHSEMLRQVCLDGSGLILMPTWLIGEDLKAGRLQAVLTDFQISPQTDLDTGVYALYLPNRKHSRRVQVFIDFLIQQFGNPPYWETRGSLPPIAKLGEAKNKVVTAIYKQTSERRK from the coding sequence ATGGATCAACTGTCAGCAATGCGATCGTTTGTCAAGGTTGTCGAAACTGGCGGATTCTCAGAAGCAGCCCGACAGCTAGGGTTAGCCGTTTCCTCTGTGATGCGCCAAGTCAATTCTTTAGAAGCGATGCTGAACACTCAGTTGCTTAACCGCTCCACGCGCAGCATCACGCTCACGCTACAGGGTCAGAAATACTACGACAAAGTAGTCCAAATTCTGCAAGACGTGGAAGAAGCCAACCTCTGCGTTATGGAACAGGGCGATATTCCGCACGGCATTCTGCGCGTCAGCCTCCCTGTAACGTTTGGACGGCTTCATATTGCTCCGATTCTGAGTGATTTTCTGACTCAGTACCCAGAAGTTAAATTCGACCTACAACTAAGTGATGGACTCGCAAACTTAGTAGAAGCCGATTTAGATGTGGCGATCCGGATCGGCAATCTCAATCGTTCTAATCCTAATCTGATTGTCCGCAAACTGGCAGCTTATGGTCGATTTGTCTGCGGTAGCCCAGCGTACTTTAAGCAATATGGCAAACCGAATCATCCAAACGATTTAACCCAGCACAATTGTTTGCTGTTCGCCTATTCTACAACTCATCAAATCTGGCAATTCCAGCGTGAGACAGAAGTGTGTGAAGTGAAAGTGAGTGGGTCTTTAGTGGCAAACCATTCGGAAATGCTGCGTCAAGTTTGTTTAGATGGCAGTGGTTTAATCTTGATGCCAACCTGGTTGATTGGTGAAGATCTTAAAGCTGGAAGATTACAGGCAGTGTTGACTGATTTTCAAATCTCCCCACAAACTGATCTAGATACAGGCGTTTATGCATTGTATTTACCTAATCGTAAGCACTCGCGGCGTGTTCAAGTGTTTATTGATTTCCTAATTCAGCAATTTGGCAATCCGCCGTACTGGGAAACAAGAGGAAGTTTGCCTCCAATTGCGAAGCTTGGCGAGGCAAAAAATAAAGTAGTTACGGCAATATACAAGCAGACGAGTGAACGGAGAAAATAG